DNA from Flexistipes sp.:
GAAAAACTTGATTTATATGTGGAAGCAATAACAAATATGCAGAAGAATCCGCATATACCGCAGCTTTTCCGTGATATTTTCAAAGGTGCTTTTTTACCGTTTCGTGATCCGAGAACACTTACTATGTTTTTAAAAGAAATCAATGAATTTGAGTATGATCACAGCGAAAATCTGGGAAATGCTTTTGAGTATTTGCTTTCTGTTCTCGGCAGTCAGGGAGATGCAGGGCAATTCCGCACACCGAGGCATATTATCGATTTTATTGTAGAAGTTGTTGCCCCTAAGAAAAACGACACAATACTTGATCCTGCCTGTGGAACAGCAGGTTTTTTGATTTCAGCATACAAACACATTTTAAAAATAAACTCTTCAGATTACAAACCCGAAACAGAAAAAGAAGAGGATAAAATCAAACTTGGAGAAACTGCAACAGAAACTGTAATTGAAGAAAAGAAAAGCTATAATGGTGACTTGCTAACCCCAGATGACAGAAAAAAACTCACTCAAAACATTACAGGGTATGATATTTCCCCCGATATGGTAAAGCTTGCATTGGTAAATCTGTATCTGCATGGTTTCACTGATCCCAAAATTCATGAATACGACACTTTAAGCAGTGATAAAAGATGGGATGAAATGTATGACATCATCCTTGCGAATCCGCCGTTTATGACACCAAAGGGTGGTATCAGTCCACACAAAAGATTCAGTATTCAGGCGAAACGTTCGGAAGTGTTGTTTGTGGATTACATTGCCGAGCATTTAACGATTAAAGGTAAAGCTGGGATTATTGTTCCCGAAGGTATTATCTTTCAATCTGCAAATGCATATAAAAACTTAAGGAAAAACTTAATCGAAAATTGGGGCTGTATGCAGTGGTAAGTTTACCAGGTGGAGTTTTTCAGCCTTATAGCGGAGTGAAAACCTCTATTCTCTTGCTTGACAGAGAATTTGCCAAGAGGACTGATGAAATCTTGTTTGTCAAAGTGGAAAACGATGGTTTCGACCTGGGGGCACAAAGAAGAAAGATAGAGAAAAATGACCTCCCCAATGCATTAAAAGCTTTGGAGAGTTGGAAACAGTCGGCTGTCATCCCGAGCGAAGTCGAGGGATCTCTTGCTTTTGCAGTAAGCAAAGAAAAAATTGCTGAAAATGGTGAATACAATCTCACAGGTGACCGCTACCGTAAAATCGTGGATTATAGCAATGCCAAATGGCCGATGGTGGAACTGGGTGAAGTTTGTGAGATTTTAGATAGCAAAAGAAAACCTATTACAAAAGGAGAAAGAAAATCAGGAATTTATCCATATTATGGGGCAACTGGGATATTGGATTATGTTCAAGACTATATTTTTGATGAAAAGTTAGTCTTGGTTGGTGAAGATGGCGCAAAATGGGATAGAGGAGATAAAACTGCTTTTATTGCTACTGGTAAATATTGGGTCAATAATCATGCTCATGTCCTAAGACCCAATAGAAGCAAGATTCTTGATGAATTATTGGTTGAGATTATAAATTCAATGGATTTGAAAACTTATATTTCAGGAATCACTGTGCCAAAATTAAATCAAGTAAACCTAAAATCAATCAAAATCCCCCTCCCACCACTCGAAGTCCAGAAGCAAGTCGTAGCCGAAATAGAGCAATATCAAAAAGTCATCGACGGAGCCAAACAAGTAGTCGAAAACTGGAAGCCAAGTTTCCGAATTGATCCTAATTGGCCAATGATTGAGTTAGGAAAAGTTTTATACAGGTTATCGAATAGTATTGATCCACAAAAAAAACAAGGTAACGTCAATTATGTTGGTTTAGAAAACATTGAGCCAAATACGGGTAGGCTAATTGGGGATATAGAAACCAAATACCAAAATATTAAAAGTGCCAAAACATACTTTGAGCCTGATCAAGTGTTGTATGGAAAGCTGAGGCCAAACTTAAACAAAGTATTTTACACCAACTTTCATGGTATTTGTTCAACTGATATTTTTGTTTTGCAGGGGAATAGAAATAAAGCAAATCATAAATTTTATTCTTATTATTTAAGAAGTAAACTTTTTAACGATAAAGTTTTACAAGGACTTGGTGGTGCTCAATTACCAAGAGTTTCTTGGAATTATTTATCTAATATCCAAGTGCCTTTACCATCTCTAAAAGT
Protein-coding regions in this window:
- a CDS encoding restriction endonuclease subunit S; amino-acid sequence: MIELGKVLYRLSNSIDPQKKQGNVNYVGLENIEPNTGRLIGDIETKYQNIKSAKTYFEPDQVLYGKLRPNLNKVFYTNFHGICSTDIFVLQGNRNKANHKFYSYYLRSKLFNDKVLQGLGGAQLPRVSWNYLSNIQVPLPSLKVQKQIVEEIETEQKIVNSNKKLIGKMEQKIEAKISEVWGDKN